One bacterium genomic region harbors:
- a CDS encoding MoxR family ATPase, giving the protein MKNFHRFKGTESYVVTDELMSVVNVALELERPLLVKGEPGTGKTLLAHHIARALGLPIIVWNVKSTTKARDGLYTYDTVSRLNDARFGEGDVRDIGRYIKPGPLGRAFSATERTVLLIDEIDKADIEFPNDLLSELDEMSFEVIETGEKVTAKQRPVTIITSNSEKELPDAFLRRCVFHFIAFPGEKKMREIVEVHHPGLEEGLLESALKIFYGLREVPGIGKPPSTSELIDWIRVLRASGTGLPVDGAGKPENIPFLGALLKNREDAEALSRKPAGR; this is encoded by the coding sequence ATGAAAAATTTTCACAGGTTCAAAGGTACCGAGAGCTACGTTGTAACCGACGAACTGATGAGCGTCGTGAACGTCGCTCTGGAGCTCGAAAGACCGCTGCTGGTGAAAGGGGAGCCCGGCACCGGCAAGACCCTTCTGGCGCACCACATAGCCCGCGCCCTGGGGCTGCCGATAATTGTCTGGAACGTCAAATCGACCACGAAGGCGAGAGACGGCCTTTACACCTATGACACGGTTTCGCGCCTGAACGACGCCCGCTTCGGCGAGGGCGACGTGCGGGATATCGGCAGGTACATCAAACCCGGCCCCCTCGGAAGGGCTTTTTCGGCCACGGAGCGGACGGTCCTTCTCATCGACGAGATAGACAAGGCCGATATCGAGTTTCCCAACGACCTCCTTTCCGAACTGGACGAGATGAGCTTCGAGGTAATCGAGACCGGGGAGAAGGTCACGGCGAAGCAAAGGCCGGTGACGATAATAACCTCCAACAGCGAAAAGGAGCTTCCCGACGCCTTCCTTCGGAGGTGCGTCTTTCACTTCATAGCTTTTCCCGGCGAAAAAAAGATGCGCGAGATAGTGGAGGTACACCACCCGGGGCTGGAAGAAGGGCTTCTTGAGAGCGCCCTTAAGATATTTTACGGCCTCCGCGAGGTTCCCGGCATAGGAAAACCCCCCTCTACCTCGGAACTCATCGACTGGATACGTGTTCTGCGGGCTTCGGGCACCGGCTTGCCCGTTGATGGCGCGGGAA